One genomic segment of Erythrolamprus reginae isolate rEryReg1 chromosome 2, rEryReg1.hap1, whole genome shotgun sequence includes these proteins:
- the HMGXB3 gene encoding HMG domain-containing protein 3 isoform X3 produces MLGQNRSFLPENDLRFQSFCLAVDAPYDGGEVVMEEIESTYTYSSPVPSKKKKKYRSPGDQGEKSKKPRSAYLLYYYDIYLKVQQELPHLPQSAINKKISESWRLLSVAEKSYYLERAKLEKEGLDPNSMLSSLTAVVPDIPGFRKILPRSDYIIIPKGSLQDEKNKPHMELHVTQGQTALEGQTAATNVTSVSHSTVQNILSVDSSQIGISEQCIAIEGVSEDSTSFVQADTIEEVVTSEILSRYVRPSGHKVAADIFLDEEAPLEAGDEYPCQATSVVIEETLVNTSEAPNGSVTVAEPQASHGLSVVTVVTRRDRQESNSASPSAQFIMMPLTAHSVLENPASIKLTTTYTRRGYGNCTNPGCAFTYVTRHKPPKCPRCGNFLGGKWIPKEKPLKGKSEPGSGLPIKTLGLKKNQLPLTFGQVLVQDNPAKCVLESSEAVTQLLNASPDEGQMQETEWEEVIISEAHILENGVRSEEQGGATTIIQLQESLAQIEPSLEPKEEENEPSAETANVPSSISHPTSTVKNTTGDAVGPVPKGLEQKNKAKPKPSLLAAARPMRAILPAPVRLAREINQEQIPCGQSFRNNEENSPIRISGLKPNTLKQLGQNPIQSSSAEDQKLHCSTNSSTSQVKVVEVKPDVFPSYKYSCTVTLDLGLATLRGRGKCKNPSCTYVYTNRHKPRVCPRCGYNLAKDRTEKAAKSVEVTSSPAHVLNTNEPLIQSQKEIQRQSTLQLLRKVIQIPENESELSDVFALIHELNSSRLILSNMNEETVTIEQTSWSNYYEFPSSQCLLCNSPLFKGGPNSLAGPQECWLLTANRLQVVTAQLKVCVNVLCLALHSFSDIYTGLFNIGNKLLVSLDLLFTIRNNIKLGEDPKVTISKILETVQEHTERNLITEEVNQLEELLCNGYWAFECLTVRDYNDMICGVCGIAPKVEIAQRNMESVLSLKNIEFTWPEFLTSSEVNVEDFWSTMETEVIEQVAFPSSIPITKFDASIIAPFFPPLMRSTIVVNTEREKNLESHVIPGNASVLVRLIQDEICKVEQIGSHTEEELQNFLTQCSIPWEEGDSKEQLCLSLLALYDFVQNGTQISQPPAFLTGGKIYKVCPHQVVCGSKYIVRGESPRDHVDLLTSSRHWPPVYVVDMATSVALCADICYPDLTTQMWGKNQGCFSDPMEPLKYVSCPELLDRHYSVDTTTDEHSIEHPITKSTSRFVVHTGTEQKSQSDPLARYRSLSLCRELEPYGAMITAINDSKTNNVRQNTIAFDSATHYYLYNRLIDFLSSREVVNRQIHEIVQSCQPGEVVIRDNLYRLGVAQIKTEMDEDELQEEEGVI; encoded by the exons ATGCTCGGCCAGAACCGGTCTTTTCTTCCAGAGAATGACCTGCGCTTTCAA AGTTTCTGTCTAGCAGTGGATGCTCCATATGATGGCGGTGAAGTAGTCATGGAAGAGATAGAAAGCACATACACTTATTCGTCCCCAGTGCCgtctaaaaagaagaagaaatatagaagTCCTGGAGATCAAGGGGAAAAATCTAAAAAGCCCAG ATCTGCATATCTTCTGTATTATTATGATATATACCTGAAAGTTCAGCAGGAGCTCCCACACCTTCCTCAGTCTGCAATTAACAAGAAGATCAGTGAGAGTTGGAGGCTGCTTAGTGTAGCCGAGAAAAGTTATTATTTGGAGAGGGCTAAGTTAGAAAAAGAAGGTCTAGACCCG AACTCAATGTTGTCTTCCCTGACTGCTGTAGTTCCAGATATTCCAGGTTTTCGTAAAATCCTCCCTCGTTCTGATTACATAATTATTCCTAAAGGAAGCCTACAGGATGAGAAGAATAAGCCACACATGGAACTTCATGTGACCCAGGGCCAAACAGCACTGGAAGGACAAACAGCTGCTACTAACGTTACAAGTGTTTCCCATAGTACTGTGCAGAACATACTTTCAGTGGACTCCAGCCAGATTGGCATTTCTGAGCAGTGCATTGCAATTGAAGGGGTATCTGAAGATTCCACCTCATTTGTTCAGGCCGATACAATAGAAGAAGTTGTCACCTCAGAGATCTTGTCTCGTTATGTCAGGCCTTCTGGACATAAAGTTGCTGCCGATAtcttcctggatgaggaggccccTTTAGAAGCAGGAGATGAGTATCCCTGCCAAGCAACCAGTGTGGTTATTGAAGAAACTTTGGTTAACACCTCAGAGGCACCAAATGGGAGTGTGACTGTGGCAGAGCCACAGGCTTCACATGGCCTTTCTGTGGTAACAGTGGTGACTAGGAGA GATAGACAAGAAAGTAATTCTGCAAGCCCCAGCGCACAGTTCATTATGATGCCTCTTACAGCTCATTCTGTTTTGGAAAATCCAGCATCAATCAAACTG ACAACTACTTACACTCGTAGAGGGTATGGAAATTGCACCAATCCTGGCTGTGCCTTTACTTACGTTACCAGACATAAGCCACCAAAATGCCCTCGGTGTGGAAACTTTCTGGGAGGAAAATGGATCCCTAAG gAGAAACCTCTAAAAGGCAAATCTGAACCAGGTTCTGGGCTACCGATAAAAACCTTGGGTCTGAAAAAGAATCAACTACCACTAACTTTTGGACAGGTATTGGTTCAAGATAATCCTGCTAAATGTGTGCTAGAAAGTTCAGAAGCAGTAACCCAGCTTCTGAATGCATCCCCTGATGAGGGGCAAATGCAGGAGACTGAATGGGAAGAAGTGATAATCTCTGAGGCTCATATTCTTGAAAATGGTGTACGGTCAGAAGAGCAAGGAGGTGCCACTACCATTATTCAGCTTCAAGAGAGCCTTGCACAGATAGAGCCATCGTTAGAAccgaaggaggaagaaaatgagCCATCTGCTGAGACAGCAAATGTTCCCAGTTCTATTTCACACCCAACGTCTACTGTGAAAAATACAACAGG TGATGCAGTTGGTCCTGTACCTAAGGGTCTGGAGCAGAAGAACAAAGCAAAACCCAAGCCTTCCTTGCTGGCTGCTGCGAGACCAATGAGAGCCATTTTGCCCGCTCCTGTTAGATTGGCAAGAGAAATTAACCAAGAACAGATCCCTTGCGGACAGTCATTTAGAAACAATG AAGAAAATTCCCCAATAAGAATCTCAGGATTAAAGCCAAATACTCTGAAGCAGCTGGGTCAGAATCCTATTCAATCATCCAGTGCTGAAGATCAGAAG CTTCACTGCAGTACAAACAGCTCAACATCTCAGGTCAAAGTGGTAGAGGTCAAGCCAGATGTCTTCCCTTCTTATAAATATAGCTGCACTGTAACCTTG GATTTGGGATTGGCAACCTTACGTGGTAGGGGGAAATGCAAGAACCCTTCTTGCACTTATGTGTATACTAATCGGCACAAGCCAAGAGTCTGTCCCCGTTGTGGCTACAACCTTGCCAAAGACAGAACTGAGAAAGCAGCAAAATCTGTG GAAGTCACGTCTAGCCCTGCACATGTACTGAATACCAATGAGCCTCTAATACAATCTCAAAAAGAGATCCAGCGCCAGTCCACTCTGCAACTTCTACGCAAAGTAATTCAGATCCCTGAGAACGAATCTGAACTCTCAGATGTTTTTGCACTGATTCATGAACTCAATAGCTCACGACTCATCCTGTCCAACATGAATGAAGAAACTGTTACCATTGAGCAAACTTCTTGGTCAAACTATTATGAATTTCCTTCTTCCCAATGCCTTCTCTGTAATAGCCCTTTATTCAAAGGAGGGCCAAA CTCTCTTGCAGGCCCTCAGGAATGCTGGTTATTAACAGCTAATCGACTGCAAGTCGTCACCGCCCAGCTGAAGGTGTGTGTGAATGTGCTGTGCTTGGCCCTTCATAGCTTCAGTGATATCTACACTG GTTTGTTTAATATTGGTAATAAGCTTTTAGTGAGCTTAGACCTTCTGTTTAcaataagaaacaatataaaactTGGCGAGGATCCTAAAGTAACAATTAGCAAGATTTTGGAAACTGTGCAGGAACACACAG AGAGAAACCTGATCACTGAAGAGGTGAATCAGCTTGAGGAACTGCTATGCAATGGATACTGGGCCTTTGAGTGCCTCACTGTCCGAGACTACAATGATATGATCTGTGGTGTCTGTGGCATTGCACCAAAAGTTGAAATAGCTCAGAGGAACATGGAAAGTGTTTTGTCACTGAAAAACATTGAG TTTACCTGGCCAGAATTCTTGACATCTAGTGAGGTAAATGTGGAAGATTTTTGGTCAACCATGGAGACAGAAGTCATAGAGCAAGTGGCCTTTCCCTCCAGTATACCTATCACCAAGTTTGATGCCTCCATCATAGCTCCCTTCTTTCCACCACTAATGAGGAGCACCATAGTAGTCAACACAGAAAGGGAGAAGAATCTTGAATCGCATGTAATCCCAG GTAATGCAAGTGTTCTAGTGAGACTAATTCAGGATGAAATTTGTAAAGTGGAACAGATTGGTTCCCACACTGAGGAAGAACTGCAGAATTTCTTGACACAGTGCAGCATTCCTTGGGAGGAGGGCGACTCCAAG gaGCAGCTCTGTCTTTCTCTTCTGGCTCTTTATGATTTTGTACAGAATGGGACACAAATCAGTCAGCCTCCAGCATTCCTAACAGGGGGGAAAATCTACAAAGTGTGTCCCCATCAG GTTGTGTGTGGTTCAAAATATATTGTGAGAGGAGAAAGTCCCAGGGACCATGTGGATCTACTAACTTCCTCACGTCATTGGCCACCAGTCTATGTAGTAGATATGGCCACTTCTGTAGCACTGTGTGCCGATATCTGTTATCCTGACTTGACCACTCAGATGTGGGGGAAAAACCAGGGTTGCTTCTCTGACCCTATGGAGCCTTTAAAG TATGTGTCCTGCCCAGAACTCCTTGACAGGCACTACAGTGTGGATACAACCACTGATGAACATTCTATTGAGCATCCAATCACTAAATCAACATCTCGCTTTGTAGTTCACACTGGGACAGAGCAGAAGAGTCAAAGTGATCCACTGGCTCGGTACCGTTCCCTTTCTCTGTGCCGGGAATTGGAGCCCTATGGTGCTATGATTACAGCTATCAATGACAGCAAAACCAATAATGTCCGCCAAAACACTATAGCATTTGACAGTGCAACCCACTATTATCTCTACAATCGTTTGATAGATTTCCTCTCCAGTCGTGAGGTGGTGAACAGGCAGATccatgaaattgttcaaagctGTCAACCTGGTGAGGTTGTAATCCGGGACAATCTATATCGTCTTGGTGTTGCCCAGATCAAGACAGAAATGGATGAAGATGAGTTACAAGAAGAAGAAGGTGTTATCTAA